DNA sequence from the Salifodinibacter halophilus genome:
GCTATGGGTCAGAAGTGGGGTGCCCCATAGTCCCGCGAAAGCGTAGAACGTTCCGTTCGTGCCTGAGATGGCCAGCATAATCAGCCATATCTGGGGCCGACGGATCACCGAGCGCATCGTAGCGAAACTTCCGAGTCGGTCTTTCTTGTTGCCGGTCGCGGGGTCGGGGTGCCCGAAGCTATCGGCGGGTGGTGGTCGCCAGAAAAGACCGATGAGAACTGCCAGAACGATGCTGAGCGCACTAAGGACAAGGAAGATGGGCTGCCAAGGACTGATTCTGAGCAGTAGCGCGGCGGGCGCTTCAGAGGCGATCGAGCCCATTGCTGCGATGAGCATCGTGCAGCCCGTAACGAAGCCGAATCGTTGCCCTGTGAACCAGATCGCGTTGTTCTTCATCACGCTGACGAACACGATCGACAGACCGAAACCGACCAAAGCGGGCCCGCACATGGCGAAAGCGAACGAAGGCGCCAAGGCGAGAACCGCGGCGCCGACACTGACCAGCGCCGTACCGACACTTGCGGGCGCCCGGATCCCATACCGATCCACGATCATCCCGGCCGGAATCTGCATTAGGGTGTAGACCCAGAAATGCATCGAGGCGAGCCCGCCGAGTGCCGTGCTGCCCACGTCGAATGTTCGTGCGATGGGCTCGGCGAATGTTGCTGGTGCGAACCGGTGAAAAAAGCCGATGAAGAACGCGACGGATAGCAGCGAATACCCGAGCATTTGTTGAGCTCGGACGTTCATGACGCGTGAGTACCGCTGTATTGTGGATAGTCGCCGCGCAGTGCTATTTCGACATAGCGCCGAACCAGTGAATGCACCATAGCCTCATGGCTCGTATATCGGCCTGAGACATGGGCATTCAGTCCTTTCTGTTGATACTCGACGATGTCGTCATCCTCTTT
Encoded proteins:
- a CDS encoding MFS transporter — its product is MNVRAQQMLGYSLLSVAFFIGFFHRFAPATFAEPIARTFDVGSTALGGLASMHFWVYTLMQIPAGMIVDRYGIRAPASVGTALVSVGAAVLALAPSFAFAMCGPALVGFGLSIVFVSVMKNNAIWFTGQRFGFVTGCTMLIAAMGSIASEAPAALLLRISPWQPIFLVLSALSIVLAVLIGLFWRPPPADSFGHPDPATGNKKDRLGSFATMRSVIRRPQIWLIMLAISGTNGTFYAFAGLWGTPLLTHSFGFERGTTALAMTLSLLPYGFGSLFVGQLSDKLRTRKAFIIAASGVSALSWVWLVFANANTPLAAWICFVLLGLSSSQVVVSFAAVKESVPAESTGTALSLVNMGVFLTTAVVQFGYGWLVASAATGHTLTGDVYRVALWLPAAISIAGLLGALKVV